Genomic window (Streptosporangium brasiliense):
ACCGGGTGACCTCCGTCCTCGTGGCGGGTCGAGCGGCGCGGTCGCGGCTCGGCGTCCTCGCGGCCACCGCTCTTGACCGGCGGTCGCGGCACCCGGAGCCGGCCCTGACGGGGGAGCCGGTGGGCGGGGGCGGGCCGCGAGGTGAAGGGGGACCTGGTGGCGGCACTCCGGCCGGCCGGAGGCGCGACAGGCTTGATAGGTAGGAAATTTCCTACCTATAGTGGAGGGGTGAACATCACACACGCCAAGATCGTCACGCTGCCCGTCTCCGATCAGGATCGGGCGAAGGACTTCTACGTCGATCCGGACGGCAACGGCTCCGTGCTCTCCGCACCGGCCCCTTCCCGCCTCTGAATCCCGTGCCGGCCGTCGAGGCGCACGGTGAGAGGGTCTTCGCGGCGCTGGCAAGCCCGGTGCGCCGCGAGGTTTTACGGCTGCTGCGCGAGGCCGGCCCACAGCCCGTCACGGAGCTCGCCGCCCACTTCGCCATGGCCCGCCCGAGCTTGTCGGAGCATCTTCGGGTGCTGCGGGAGGCCGGGCTGGTCAGCGAGACCAGGTCGGGCCGCCGGCGCCTGTACCGGCTCGAGGGCGCCGCGCTGTACGAGGTGCAGGAGTGGCTGAACCCGTTCGAGCGGTTCTGGCGCGAGAAGCTGCGCGACCTGCACGATCTGCTCGACACGATGGATGACGACGAGCCGTGACCGATGATGATCTGACCGTTGTCCGCGTCGACCAGTTCCTGGCGCATCCGCCGGCGAAGGTGTGGCGGGCGCTGACGGAGCCGGACCTGATCGCCCGGTGGCTGATGCCGGGCGACTTCCGCCTGCAGGTCGGCCACCGCTACACCATGCAGGCCCGAGCCGTGCCGGCCACCGGTTTCTCCGGCACCGTCCAGGCCGAGGTGCTCGCCTTCGAGCCCGGAAGTATGCTGCGCATCGGCTGGCGCGACGCCGACCGCTCCGGCCCCGGCGGCGCGGACTGGACCATCACCTGGACCCTGCGGCCCGAAGGTCGTGGAACCCGCCTGTTCCTCGTCCACGAGGGCTTCGACCCCGATGACCCGATCCAGCAACGTGCCCGCACCGTGATGGGCGGCGGCTGGCGTTCCATGGTCGTGCACCGCCTGGACGAGGTGCTGCGCCACCTTTCACCGAGCTGATCCGACTTCACCCGACCCGCCCGCCCCGCGACGACAGGTGCTCCTTCATGTCCGAAATCGCCGACCGCTACGCCCGCCTCGCCGCGGACTTCCTGGCCCGCGTCCAAGCCGTCCCCGAGGACCGGTGGAACGCCAGGAGCCCGTGCCGGGACTGGACGGCCCGTGACGTCGTCGCGCACGTCGTCAACGGGCACCGCGGCATCCTCGCCGCCGTGCACGGCGTCCCGCTCGCCCCCGCGCACGGCGTCGGCGTCTCGCCCATGGCCGAGGCCCCCGCCGTGCGGCCGGGCGCCGACCTGGCCGCAGCCTTCATCGCCTGCCGCGACGACATGCTCGCGACGCTCCGCGATCCCGCCCTGGCCACCCGGCGTCTGCCCGGCGGCCCGCTCGGACCGGTCCCGCTGGAGCAGGCCGCTGACGTGATCGGCTCCTTGGAACTGCTGGGGCACACCTGGGACCTGGCCCGCGCCACCGGAGGCGACGAGGCGCTCGACCCGGACGCCGTCACCCGCACCCACCGGGCGCTCATCCCCCACCACGCGGCGCTCCTGGCGACCGGCGCGTTCGAGGCGAGCGTCCCGGCGCCCTGCGGCGCCGACGCCCAGACCGCGTTCCTCCGCTTCATCGGACGCCGCCCCTGACCTCCACCGGCGCCGTCGCCGCTCCTGGGCGGTCAGCCATGACCTTCTGAGGGCGCCTTGCGTTGAAAGTGAACCGCGCCGCCGGCGCCCCGGACGGCCCGCCGCGGCGCCCCGGACGGCCCGGCCCCGGCGGCCGGTCCGTCCGGCCTGACCGGCCCGCACGGCCCGGTCAGGAGCGGCGGCCGAACCAGCGGCGGGCCTTGCCGGGTTTGGCGGCCGCCCCGGCTCCGGCTCCGGCCCCGGCTCCGGCCGCGGCCCTGGCGTAGCCGGCCTGCGGCTGGACGGTCGGGGCGCAGTCGTCCAGGGCGACCGGGTCGCCCATGGTGACCACGATCTTGCGGGGCCCCTTGAAGGACTCGCGGGCGTGCGCGGCGAGGATGTTGTCGACGATCAGGAGATCGCCCGGCCGCCACGTCTCCCTGACCGTCGCCTGGCGGTAGGCCGCGTCGATGGTCTCCACATCCTCCCTGGAGATCGGCTCGCCGTCGCCGTAGGCGGTGTTGAAGGGCAGGTTGCCGTGTCCCAGATCCTCCAGGAACACCTCGCGGACCTCCGGGTCGAGCGCCCACTCGTTCCAGAAGACCGTGTGGTTGAACCAGACCTCCTCGCCGGTCCCGGGGTGGCGGATGGTCGCCGAACGGCGCTGCACGGTGCGCAGCCGGTCCTCGCCCACCCACTCGTGGGCGATGTGGTTGGCCGCGCAGTAGGCGGCGACCTCGTCCCGGTCCTCGGTGCCGAAGGCGGTGCGCCAGCCCAGGCTGATGTGGTCGCCGTAGTTGCGCACCAGGGACCAGCCGTGCGCGCGGAACCGGTCGGCGAGCGGCTGCGGGATGCCCTTGAGCACCTTGCGCACGTCGGTCACCGGGGTCGCGCCCCCCTCGTCGGGGGCGACCAGGCAGCCGAACATCAGCAGCCCGGGGAAGTTGAGCGCGTAGCTGTTCTCGTTGTGCGGGCGGATCGCCTGGGACGGCGGCAGGTCGGTGGAGGAGTAGACGTCCTTGCCGAAGTGGCTGCGCGGGGTGGCCTTCTCGACGTATCCGGCGAGCTTGGAGACCAGGGCGTCGCGGACCTCGGCGAAGTCCTCCACGCTCTTGACCGGCAGTCCCCGCAGGTAGAGGGCGCCGTGCTCGTCCAGTCCCGCGCGGATGGCCGCACGGCTGCCGCGCAGCCACTCGCAGGTCTCGCCCAGGTCCGAGCCGTGGGCGTCGGCCGCGGCGGGGCGGCCGTCCCTGACCTCCCAGGCGATGGTGGTGGTGTTCACGATGCGTGGGTCCTTTCCAGCTCTTCGATGCCGATGAGGTCGTCGGGCTTGGCGTCGGGCACCTCGTCGTCGAAGCGCGCGAGGGCCGCGATCCGGGTGCCGGCGAGCACCAGCAGGGTGATGCCGAGGCCGCACAGCAGGTAGAGCAGCCCGATCCCGCGCCCGGGCCCGGTGCCGATGAGCGCGCCGACGGTGCTCGCGAGCGGGCCGTCGGCGGCCATCAGCGGGTCGAGGAGCGGGCCGGCGAACGGGGCGATGACGCCGAAGCCGATCGGCACGGTGGCCGCGGCGATCATGGTGTTGACCGCGATGATGCGGCCCTGGAAGCGGTGCGGCACCTTCACCTGGATGATCGTCATGATCGTGCCGTTGATCAGCGCCAGCGCGAAGGACATGCCGAAGGCGCCGGCGCCGATCAGCCAGAGGCTGGGCCGCAGCCCGGTCAGCGCGCCGGCGACCGCCAGCAGCATCGTCGCGGCGACCGCGCCGCGCAGCCGGCGGTGGGTCGGGCCGCCCCACAGGCTCATGACGACGCCGCCGGTGACCGCGCCCGCGCCGGCCGCGACCGCCACCGCGCCGGCCGCCTGGAGCGTGGCGAAGGACAGCACGAGCGGCGAGACCATGACGAACATGGGCGCGAGGAAGAGGTTCACACCGGCGAAGAAGAACAGCATGGCGCGGAAGCCCCGGTGCCCCAGCGAGAACCGGAAACCGCCCGCGATCTCGGCGGAGATCGGCTCGCGGCGGCGCAGCCCCAGCGTGGTGGGGAACTTCACGAGCAGGACCACGACGACGGCGAAGGCGTAGGCCGCCACCTGGATGGTCAGGATGCCCTCCAGCCCGATCGCGGCCAGCAGCCCGACCGCGATGAGCGGGACCAGGAACTGGGCGGTGCCGATCGCCAGCTGCACGATGCCGTTGGCGTGCCCGAGATAGCGCTTGGGCACCAGCTGCGGGATCGACGCCTGGTAGGCGAGCCGCTGGAAGGTCACCGAGACCGAGACGAGGGCTATCAGCGCGTACAGCGGGGCGACCGTGAGCCGGCCGGTCAGCAGCAGGGCGAGCATCACCGCCTGCGAGAGGCCCGACACCAGGTCACCGGCGATCATCACCCGCCGCCGGTCGTAGCGGTCGACCACCGCGCCCGCCAGCGGGGCCACGACGATCCCCGGCACCAGGGCGAGCAGCGCGATGAGCCCGAAGTGGGCCAGCGACCCGGTGACCGTGTAGATCCAGATCGGCACCGCGAACTCGGTGAGGGCCGATCCGGTGAGCGAGACCAGCTGGCCCAGCGCGACGGGCAGGAACCGCCGCATGCTCGGCTCGCGCTCCTCCCGTACGGCCCGCCGCTCCACGGTGTCCTGGAGCCACCAGGTGCCACCCGCCTCGCGCGAGTGCGCCTCCCGCCAGGCCGCGTCGGCGGTGTGGACGCCGGTGAGGATCTGGGCGAGCTCGTCGGCGCGGTACTTGGGGAAGAAGTGCCCGGCCTCGTCGATGACGACCAGCGACGAGGAGTCCGACAGCACGCACCATTCCTTGAAGCGCTCCTGGTAGAACTCGGTGCTCGGGTCGCGCTCGCCGACCACCGAGACGATCGGCGCCCTCAGCCGGGGCTGTTCGGTGCTCAGCAGCCTGGTGAAGTGCTCCTCGGCCATCCGGCCGTCCTCGCGCATCAGCTCGACGGTGAAGGCGACCTGTTCCTCGTCGAGCCCCGACATGTCGCCGCCGAGCGCGCGCAGCTCCGCCGCGACCGTGCGGGTGCCGTGCAGGCGGTCGTTGACCAGCCTGCTGAGCGAGCCCAGGAAGCGGCCTTTGGGCCGGGCGAAGGGGAAGATGCCGCCCAGGTAGAGGGCGTCCAGCTCGCGTCCCGACGCCTCGATGCGCTGGGCCAGCTCCACGGCCAGCGCGCTGCCCGGGGCGCAGTGCCCGTAGACCACGATCGGGCCCTGGACGTGCTCGGTGATCTCCTCGACGCAGCGCCTGGCCACCTCCTCGTAGGACAGCTGCCCCTCCTCGCCCGGCTCGCGCCCGGGGGCGGCGACCGCGTAGAGGGAGTAGCCGGCGGGCATCGCGTCGGCGAGCGCCTGGTAGACGACCGCGTTGGCGCCGCCGTACGGCACGCAGATGACCGAGCCGGCGCGTTCCCGCGGATCGACGGGACGGGTCAGCTCGGCCAGTATCCGGCGCGGCGCGGCCGTCTCCCCCCGCCGTTCGGTGACGAGCCCGGCCAGCTCGGCGACCGTGGGGTGCTTGAACATCTCCAGCACGCCGATCGGCGGCCTGCTGTCCGGGAAGGTCTTGCGCACCCGCGCCACGACCTGGGTGGCGAGCAGCGAATGGCCGCCGAGGTCGAAGAAGTTGTCGCCGGTGCCGACCGTCTCCAGGTCGAGGACGGCCGCCCAGATGGCGGCGATGGCCTCCTCGGTCGGGTCGGCCGGGGCGGTGTGGTCCGGCCGCTGGTCCAGGCGCTCGGGCTCGGGGTCCGGCAGCGCCCGGCGGTCCACCTTCCCGTGGG
Coding sequences:
- a CDS encoding TIGR03086 family metal-binding protein, translated to MSEIADRYARLAADFLARVQAVPEDRWNARSPCRDWTARDVVAHVVNGHRGILAAVHGVPLAPAHGVGVSPMAEAPAVRPGADLAAAFIACRDDMLATLRDPALATRRLPGGPLGPVPLEQAADVIGSLELLGHTWDLARATGGDEALDPDAVTRTHRALIPHHAALLATGAFEASVPAPCGADAQTAFLRFIGRRP
- a CDS encoding TauD/TfdA family dioxygenase; translated protein: MNTTTIAWEVRDGRPAAADAHGSDLGETCEWLRGSRAAIRAGLDEHGALYLRGLPVKSVEDFAEVRDALVSKLAGYVEKATPRSHFGKDVYSSTDLPPSQAIRPHNENSYALNFPGLLMFGCLVAPDEGGATPVTDVRKVLKGIPQPLADRFRAHGWSLVRNYGDHISLGWRTAFGTEDRDEVAAYCAANHIAHEWVGEDRLRTVQRRSATIRHPGTGEEVWFNHTVFWNEWALDPEVREVFLEDLGHGNLPFNTAYGDGEPISREDVETIDAAYRQATVRETWRPGDLLIVDNILAAHARESFKGPRKIVVTMGDPVALDDCAPTVQPQAGYARAAAGAGAGAGAGAAAKPGKARRWFGRRS
- a CDS encoding SRPBCC family protein, producing MTDDDLTVVRVDQFLAHPPAKVWRALTEPDLIARWLMPGDFRLQVGHRYTMQARAVPATGFSGTVQAEVLAFEPGSMLRIGWRDADRSGPGGADWTITWTLRPEGRGTRLFLVHEGFDPDDPIQQRARTVMGGGWRSMVVHRLDEVLRHLSPS
- a CDS encoding ArsR/SmtB family transcription factor, with the translated sequence MPAVEAHGERVFAALASPVRREVLRLLREAGPQPVTELAAHFAMARPSLSEHLRVLREAGLVSETRSGRRRLYRLEGAALYEVQEWLNPFERFWREKLRDLHDLLDTMDDDEP